One Flagellimonas sp. CMM7 genomic region harbors:
- a CDS encoding DUF4290 domain-containing protein yields the protein MNLVENLEYNTERSKLIIPEYGRHFQKMVDHAVSIVDREERNKVAKSIISVMGNLQPHFRDVPDFQHKLWDQLFIMSDFKLDVDSPFPITPKEVLQQRPEPLEYPQNHPKYRFYGNNIKRMVDVAISWEKGDMRSGLEYAIANHMKKCYLNWNKDTVEDSAIFNHLKDLSDGQIDLAPNGESLTDSGQFLKNRLAKSNRNGTNNNNKKGQRNNRGKKRY from the coding sequence TTGAACTTAGTAGAGAATTTAGAATATAATACAGAGCGCTCTAAGCTCATTATTCCCGAGTATGGCCGTCATTTTCAGAAAATGGTGGATCATGCAGTTTCCATAGTGGATAGGGAAGAACGAAACAAAGTTGCCAAATCCATTATAAGTGTAATGGGCAATCTACAGCCTCACTTTCGTGATGTCCCGGATTTTCAACATAAGCTATGGGACCAACTTTTTATCATGTCCGATTTTAAATTGGATGTGGATTCACCTTTTCCCATTACTCCAAAAGAAGTATTGCAACAGCGTCCAGAACCTTTAGAATATCCTCAAAACCATCCTAAATACAGGTTTTATGGGAATAACATTAAGAGAATGGTAGATGTTGCCATAAGCTGGGAAAAGGGAGATATGCGTTCTGGTTTGGAATATGCCATTGCAAACCACATGAAAAAATGCTATTTAAACTGGAACAAGGATACCGTAGAAGATTCAGCCATTTTTAATCATTTAAAAGACTTGAGTGATGGACAGATTGACTTGGCACCAAACGGGGAGAGTTTAACGGATAGTGGACAATTCCTTAAGAATCGTTTGGCCAAATCTAATAGAAATGGCACCAATAACAACAATAAGAAGGGCCAAAGAAACAACAGAGGTAAAAAAAGGTATTAA
- a CDS encoding amidohydrolase, producing the protein MKKLTTLVLLCLLSMQMTAQKMNSNKKAIVASVEAHKENLIKISDSIWTLAETAFNESKSAEVLADYAEKNGLTVTRGVADIPTAFTATYGSGKPVISVLGEFDALPGLSQKTEPTKNPRIDGAPGHGCGHNMFGAASLGAAIAIKEQIEAGKLKGTVKFLGTPAEEKYFAKVWMVEAGLWDDVDVNVSWHPGANIEADVQSGLSLIDFIVEFYGQAAHASADPWNGRSASDALELYTTGMNYYREHILPTSRIHYHIQDGGQVVNVVPDYSKIWVRVRDPKRKVMLPTYERVKKMAEGAAIMANVDYKISLVSGIYEVLVNRAGGEIMQKNLELLGPISYTEDEITFGKAIQNATGKPEIGMDSKIQPLRETEKSPGGGSTDVGDVSWNVPNINLSVTVAPKDTPWHSWAVVACGGMSIGHKGMVYASKAMAMTMADLFDNPKLVEKVKEEFKTRKGDEKYEAMIDGPPPIGKN; encoded by the coding sequence ATGAAAAAATTAACCACACTCGTACTTCTTTGCCTGCTTTCCATGCAGATGACAGCGCAAAAAATGAATTCAAACAAGAAAGCAATTGTTGCCTCTGTTGAAGCACATAAAGAAAATCTTATCAAGATAAGTGACTCTATTTGGACACTTGCAGAAACAGCTTTTAATGAATCTAAATCTGCAGAGGTTTTGGCAGATTATGCTGAGAAAAATGGATTGACCGTTACTAGAGGTGTAGCGGACATCCCTACTGCATTTACTGCTACGTATGGCTCCGGAAAACCCGTGATAAGCGTTTTGGGGGAATTTGATGCACTACCGGGCCTTTCCCAAAAAACAGAGCCAACCAAAAATCCACGAATTGACGGAGCACCAGGCCATGGATGTGGACATAATATGTTTGGTGCAGCCAGTTTAGGGGCAGCAATAGCAATTAAAGAACAAATAGAAGCTGGAAAATTAAAAGGCACCGTGAAATTCTTGGGAACGCCTGCGGAAGAGAAGTACTTTGCAAAAGTTTGGATGGTAGAAGCTGGACTTTGGGATGATGTTGATGTGAACGTAAGCTGGCACCCGGGAGCCAACATTGAAGCTGATGTACAGAGCGGTCTTTCTTTAATAGATTTTATAGTCGAGTTCTACGGACAAGCAGCGCACGCCTCTGCAGATCCATGGAATGGTCGCAGTGCTTCTGATGCTCTGGAACTGTACACAACAGGAATGAACTATTATAGAGAACACATATTACCAACATCCAGAATCCATTACCATATTCAGGATGGTGGACAAGTTGTAAACGTTGTGCCAGATTATTCTAAGATTTGGGTAAGGGTACGCGATCCTAAACGTAAAGTAATGCTTCCTACTTATGAGCGCGTTAAAAAAATGGCCGAGGGAGCAGCGATTATGGCAAATGTGGATTATAAAATATCCTTGGTATCCGGGATTTATGAAGTTTTGGTAAACAGGGCTGGAGGAGAAATTATGCAAAAGAATTTGGAGCTTTTGGGTCCAATTTCGTACACCGAGGATGAAATCACATTCGGCAAGGCCATTCAAAATGCAACAGGAAAACCTGAAATAGGAATGGATAGCAAAATTCAGCCTTTACGAGAAACGGAAAAAAGTCCAGGAGGTGGTTCAACAGATGTGGGTGATGTAAGTTGGAATGTGCCAAACATTAACCTAAGTGTAACCGTGGCACCCAAAGATACGCCTTGGCATTCATGGGCAGTTGTAGCTTGTGGCGGTATGAGCATTGGCCATAAAGGAATGGTTTATGCATCTAAAGCAATGGCTATGACCATGGCAGACTTGTTCGATAACCCAAAGTTGGTGGAAAAAGTTAAGGAAGAGTTCAAGACCAGAAAAGGCGACGAAAAATACGAAGCCATGATTGACGGTCCACCACCTATCGGAAAAAACTAG
- a CDS encoding carboxymuconolactone decarboxylase family protein, with the protein MSWIKTINYESANASLKKIYDRVKGPNNKVDNVLKIHSLRPHSLVGHMALYKNVLHNFNNTLPKWYLEALGTFVSHLNQCDYCFDHHYEGFKRILNDDPKAEGFRNAVMNGSTKDFFTDQYFAGCQYAEKLTLHHSTIEKKDIENLKQVGFTEGEILEINQVTSYFNYVNRTVVGLGVDTTGDILGLSPNNSDDPNSWNHS; encoded by the coding sequence ATGAGTTGGATAAAAACAATCAATTATGAAAGTGCCAATGCATCCCTTAAAAAGATTTACGATAGAGTAAAAGGGCCAAATAACAAGGTGGACAACGTTCTCAAAATTCATAGCTTGAGACCACATAGTTTGGTGGGGCACATGGCTTTGTACAAAAATGTACTGCACAATTTCAACAATACGCTGCCAAAATGGTACTTAGAAGCGCTCGGAACTTTTGTAAGCCATTTAAACCAATGTGACTATTGCTTTGACCATCATTATGAAGGATTTAAAAGAATATTAAATGATGACCCTAAGGCGGAAGGATTTCGCAATGCTGTCATGAACGGTAGCACCAAAGACTTTTTTACAGACCAATACTTTGCAGGATGTCAATACGCTGAAAAACTCACTTTGCATCATAGCACTATAGAAAAGAAAGATATTGAAAACCTTAAACAAGTTGGGTTCACTGAAGGAGAAATCCTTGAAATAAATCAGGTAACCAGCTATTTTAACTATGTCAATAGAACCGTAGTTGGTTTAGGGGTTGATACGACGGGAGACATCTTGGGACTTTCGCCAAACAATAGTGACGACCCAAATAGTTGGAACCATTCTTAA
- a CDS encoding DUF493 family protein: MEKEKSDEFYSRLKEQLLDSTKWPSNYLYKFIVPTDEQRIGQINDIFNNTGAVIESKKSKKGTYTSISITVHLDSPDEVIAKYKEVSTIEGVISL, translated from the coding sequence ATGGAGAAGGAGAAATCCGATGAGTTTTATTCTAGGCTTAAAGAACAGTTATTGGACAGCACAAAATGGCCATCCAATTATTTATATAAATTTATTGTGCCAACCGATGAGCAGCGAATTGGGCAAATAAATGATATTTTCAACAACACAGGGGCGGTTATAGAATCAAAAAAATCTAAAAAAGGTACATATACCAGTATTTCAATTACCGTACATTTAGATAGTCCAGACGAGGTAATTGCCAAATACAAGGAAGTATCAACTATAGAAGGGGTTATTTCCCTTTAA
- a CDS encoding pirin family protein produces MSHAILQTFPLGFPWQTQDPFLFCVYHLDHYPKGTETMGPDPKLLEGRNIGNDFTTKDGWRMYHGQTIPGFPYHPHRGFETITIVNKGYCDHSDSLGAAGRFGDGDTQWMTAGSGVQHSEMFPLLNTDKDNPLELFQIWLNLPKADKFVEPHFKMLWHEDIPIIDEGNAQIKVVAGNYKNTQANDPAPNSWAAKVENEVAIWNIHVEANTEYTLPKVGTLATRTLYFYEGSEIYFGDKKVNSNFGIALDPFQETTIKIGSEKAHFLVLQGKPIDEPVAKYGPFVMNTDEEIQQAMEEYRLTQFGGWPWPYPDNVHEKEKGRFAKYPDGTLVEKG; encoded by the coding sequence ATGAGTCATGCTATCTTGCAAACATTTCCGCTAGGGTTTCCGTGGCAGACCCAAGATCCTTTTCTTTTTTGCGTATATCATTTGGACCATTACCCAAAAGGAACCGAAACCATGGGTCCCGACCCTAAACTTCTTGAAGGTAGAAACATTGGGAATGATTTCACAACAAAAGATGGATGGCGAATGTATCATGGCCAGACCATACCTGGGTTTCCCTATCACCCCCATCGTGGGTTTGAGACCATCACCATTGTAAACAAGGGTTATTGTGATCATTCCGATTCTTTAGGTGCTGCTGGAAGATTTGGTGATGGCGACACACAATGGATGACCGCAGGAAGTGGTGTGCAACATTCTGAAATGTTTCCTTTACTGAATACAGATAAAGATAATCCCTTGGAGCTTTTTCAAATTTGGTTGAACTTACCTAAAGCCGACAAGTTTGTGGAGCCTCATTTTAAAATGCTTTGGCATGAGGATATCCCGATTATTGATGAAGGAAATGCTCAAATAAAGGTGGTTGCCGGAAATTACAAGAATACCCAAGCCAATGACCCTGCTCCAAATTCATGGGCGGCTAAAGTGGAGAATGAAGTGGCTATTTGGAACATTCATGTAGAAGCCAATACAGAATACACCTTACCAAAAGTGGGTACATTAGCTACCCGAACCTTATATTTTTATGAAGGTTCCGAAATCTATTTTGGAGATAAAAAGGTTAATTCAAATTTTGGAATTGCATTAGATCCTTTTCAAGAAACAACTATAAAAATAGGTTCTGAGAAAGCACACTTCTTAGTGCTACAAGGAAAACCTATTGATGAACCTGTTGCTAAATATGGCCCATTTGTTATGAATACAGATGAGGAGATTCAACAAGCCATGGAAGAATACCGCTTAACCCAATTTGGTGGTTGGCCTTGGCCCTACCCAGATAATGTACATGAAAAAGAAAAGGGTCGTTTTGCCAAATACCCAGATGGTACTTTGGTAGAAAAGGGCTAA
- the murA gene encoding UDP-N-acetylglucosamine 1-carboxyvinyltransferase produces the protein MGTFRIEGGHQLHGEITPQGAKNEALQILCAVLLSGEKITINNIPDIIDVNKLIALLEDLGVKIQKKGKGCYTFKADDVNLEYLQSDQFKQDGRGLRGSIMLVGPLLGRFGKGYIPKPGGDKIGRRRLDTHFEGFIKLGAKFRYNKEEYFYGVEAEKLKGTYMLLDEASVTGTANIVMAAVLAEGTTTIYNAACEPYLQQLCKMLNRMGAKISGIGSNLLTIEGVDSLGGTEHTMLPDMIEIGSWVGLAAMTRSELTIKNVSWDDLGQIPNAFQKLGIRLERKGDDIYIPKHEDGYEVQNYIDGSILTIADAPWPGLTPDLLSILLVVAIQAKGEVVIHQKMFESRLFFVDKLIDMGAKIILCDPHRATVIGHDFKSTLKATTMVSPDIRAGVSLLIAALSAKGTSTINNIEQIDRGYENIDERLRAIGAKIVRV, from the coding sequence ATGGGAACATTTCGAATAGAAGGTGGGCACCAACTTCATGGTGAAATTACACCTCAAGGCGCAAAGAACGAAGCACTACAAATTCTTTGTGCGGTTTTGCTTTCAGGGGAAAAAATTACTATCAATAATATTCCAGACATTATCGATGTCAATAAGCTTATCGCTTTATTGGAAGATTTAGGAGTTAAAATCCAAAAAAAAGGAAAAGGCTGTTATACGTTCAAGGCTGATGATGTCAATTTAGAATACCTGCAGTCCGATCAGTTTAAGCAGGATGGTCGCGGATTAAGGGGCTCCATTATGCTCGTAGGTCCATTATTGGGCAGATTTGGTAAGGGTTATATTCCTAAACCAGGTGGAGATAAAATTGGAAGAAGACGTTTAGATACGCATTTTGAGGGATTTATAAAACTAGGAGCAAAGTTCAGGTACAATAAAGAAGAATATTTTTATGGCGTAGAAGCGGAAAAACTCAAGGGTACCTATATGCTTTTGGATGAAGCTTCAGTCACTGGAACTGCAAATATTGTTATGGCCGCTGTCTTGGCAGAAGGTACTACCACTATTTACAATGCAGCATGTGAACCTTATCTGCAACAGTTGTGTAAGATGTTGAACAGAATGGGAGCTAAGATATCTGGTATTGGTTCCAATCTTTTGACCATTGAAGGAGTCGATTCTTTAGGAGGAACAGAACATACCATGTTACCGGATATGATTGAAATTGGTAGCTGGGTTGGTTTGGCGGCGATGACCCGTAGTGAACTTACCATAAAAAATGTGAGTTGGGATGATTTGGGACAAATACCCAATGCGTTTCAAAAATTAGGTATTAGGCTAGAGCGGAAAGGGGATGATATTTATATTCCAAAGCATGAAGACGGATACGAAGTGCAGAATTATATAGACGGCTCAATCCTTACTATTGCAGATGCACCTTGGCCTGGTTTAACTCCGGATTTGCTTAGTATTTTATTGGTTGTGGCAATCCAAGCAAAAGGGGAAGTGGTCATCCATCAGAAAATGTTTGAAAGCCGATTGTTCTTTGTGGATAAATTGATAGATATGGGGGCCAAAATTATTTTATGCGACCCTCATCGAGCTACGGTGATAGGACATGATTTTAAATCTACCTTGAAAGCTACTACAATGGTTTCCCCAGATATTAGAGCTGGAGTTTCTTTGTTGATAGCTGCGCTTTCTGCGAAAGGAACATCTACTATTAATAATATAGAGCAGATAGATCGTGGTTATGAGAATATTGACGAACGTCTAAGAGCTATCGGCGCTAAGATTGTAAGAGTTTAA
- a CDS encoding VOC family protein, translated as MKKYLVVFAMGLIFQSHGQQNKLSLFDNLIGKTWKAEGKWGDDSKFKQEIEFKYSLDSTLVLTDALGFTNEERTVYGHRNHGIRKYDEQSNTIKFWEFDVFGGVTEGTVTSKGKDIIYTYTYNESTVTDYWQYVDAHTYNFTVGDFENGQWKQKYLSTQFTTAKQNGVSFNFDHQSLVVTNLMKTGDFYKDVFGFEEIPHPERKPGFRWFNIYGNSQLHLIKKDIIEFKKDKSIHLCLAVQNLEGFVERLISKDIDFYDWPGNKGSVTDRADGVKQIYIQDPEGYWIEINTAKH; from the coding sequence ATGAAGAAGTATTTAGTGGTATTTGCCATGGGATTGATTTTTCAGTCCCATGGTCAACAAAATAAATTGTCTCTTTTTGATAACCTAATTGGAAAAACTTGGAAGGCTGAAGGCAAATGGGGTGATGATTCAAAATTTAAGCAGGAAATTGAATTTAAATACAGTTTGGATAGCACTCTTGTTCTTACAGATGCCTTAGGTTTTACTAATGAAGAACGAACGGTTTATGGTCATAGAAACCATGGTATTCGAAAGTATGATGAACAGTCAAACACCATAAAGTTTTGGGAGTTTGATGTTTTTGGTGGAGTAACCGAAGGTACCGTTACAAGCAAAGGCAAAGATATTATTTATACCTACACTTATAACGAATCAACAGTTACGGATTATTGGCAGTATGTTGATGCCCATACCTATAATTTCACCGTTGGTGATTTTGAGAATGGACAGTGGAAGCAAAAATATTTAAGTACTCAGTTTACCACTGCCAAACAGAATGGGGTGAGTTTTAATTTTGACCATCAATCCCTTGTAGTAACAAACTTGATGAAAACAGGTGATTTTTATAAAGATGTTTTTGGTTTTGAAGAAATTCCGCATCCAGAGCGAAAGCCTGGATTCAGGTGGTTCAATATTTATGGAAATTCGCAATTACACTTGATTAAAAAAGATATCATTGAATTCAAAAAGGATAAAAGCATTCATTTGTGCTTAGCGGTCCAAAATTTGGAAGGTTTTGTTGAGCGCTTAATTTCAAAGGACATTGACTTTTATGACTGGCCCGGTAATAAAGGCTCCGTAACGGATAGAGCAGATGGTGTAAAGCAAATTTACATTCAGGATCCTGAAGGGTATTGGATTGAAATAAACACAGCAAAACATTAA
- a CDS encoding nuclear transport factor 2 family protein codes for MSLEKNKQNAIEFYRMAYLGNPKLAIEKYVGNEYIQHNPDVADGTQGFIDYFERMQKEYPEKSIDFVRCIAEGNLVSLHTHQSWPNDDHYVTMDFFRFDDTGKICEHWDAIQQIPKKSANPNTMY; via the coding sequence ATGAGCTTGGAAAAAAATAAACAAAACGCAATTGAATTCTATAGAATGGCCTATCTGGGGAATCCAAAATTGGCCATTGAAAAATATGTAGGTAACGAATACATTCAGCATAATCCAGATGTTGCGGACGGAACCCAGGGATTTATCGATTATTTTGAACGAATGCAGAAAGAATACCCAGAGAAATCTATTGATTTTGTAAGATGCATTGCAGAGGGAAACTTGGTGTCATTGCACACGCATCAAAGCTGGCCAAATGATGACCATTATGTAACCATGGACTTTTTCCGGTTTGATGATACAGGAAAAATATGCGAGCATTGGGACGCTATTCAACAAATACCGAAGAAATCGGCCAACCCTAATACGATGTATTGA
- the fmt gene encoding methionyl-tRNA formyltransferase: MSTPSKHNNALRIVFMGTPDFAVGSLKNILDAGFNVVGVITAPDRPAGRGRKIQESAVKQFAVEHNLKVLQPTNLKDKGFLEELRNLSANLQVVVAFRMLPKAVWQMPQYGTFNLHASLLPQYRGAAPINWAIINGETETGVTTFFIDDKIDTGNIILQKTETIYPEDNVGTLHDRLMELGAKLVVETCIQIANDDFSTTVQKEFDDLKPAYKIHKETCRIDWNTPLNKIQDFIRGLSPYPAAWTHMINNGKEESIKIYKAKMEPCKHEHPIGNLFSDKKTLKVAAKGGYLQLLELQLPGKRKMQVSEILNGLNLDENACLR, from the coding sequence ATGAGTACACCATCCAAACATAATAACGCCTTACGAATTGTATTTATGGGAACTCCCGACTTTGCAGTCGGAAGTTTAAAAAATATTCTTGATGCTGGCTTTAATGTTGTGGGTGTAATTACTGCGCCGGATAGACCAGCAGGTAGGGGAAGAAAAATTCAAGAATCAGCAGTTAAACAATTTGCTGTTGAGCATAACCTTAAAGTATTGCAACCTACCAATCTAAAGGATAAAGGTTTTTTGGAAGAACTAAGAAACCTAAGCGCAAATCTTCAGGTAGTGGTTGCTTTTAGAATGCTTCCCAAAGCCGTTTGGCAAATGCCGCAATATGGAACGTTTAATCTTCATGCTTCCCTCCTTCCCCAGTATCGTGGAGCAGCGCCAATAAATTGGGCCATTATTAACGGTGAAACAGAAACGGGCGTAACTACATTTTTTATCGATGATAAAATTGATACTGGGAATATCATACTTCAAAAAACAGAAACAATTTATCCAGAAGATAATGTAGGTACACTCCATGATAGGTTAATGGAACTAGGCGCTAAATTAGTTGTGGAAACCTGTATACAAATTGCCAATGATGATTTCTCAACTACTGTACAAAAAGAATTTGATGATTTAAAACCTGCTTACAAAATCCATAAAGAAACTTGTAGAATAGATTGGAATACTCCCTTGAATAAAATACAGGACTTTATAAGAGGCTTAAGTCCATATCCCGCTGCCTGGACACATATGATAAATAATGGGAAGGAAGAAAGCATAAAAATTTACAAAGCGAAAATGGAGCCTTGCAAACATGAGCATCCGATAGGCAATCTTTTTTCAGATAAAAAGACTTTAAAAGTTGCTGCAAAAGGGGGGTATCTTCAACTTCTTGAATTGCAATTACCAGGGAAGCGAAAAATGCAAGTATCTGAAATTTTGAATGGTCTAAATCTTGATGAAAATGCATGCCTTCGCTAA
- a CDS encoding HU family DNA-binding protein, with amino-acid sequence MNKTELIDAMAADAGITKAAAKKALESFLGNVEGSLKKGNRVSLVGFGSWSVSRRNARDGRNPQTGQTIKIAAKNVVKFKAGAELSGSVN; translated from the coding sequence ATGAACAAAACAGAATTAATCGATGCTATGGCAGCCGATGCGGGCATCACTAAGGCAGCAGCCAAAAAAGCATTGGAATCTTTCTTAGGAAATGTAGAGGGATCACTTAAAAAAGGAAACAGAGTTTCTTTAGTAGGTTTTGGTTCTTGGTCAGTATCCAGGAGAAACGCAAGAGACGGTAGAAACCCACAAACGGGACAAACTATCAAGATCGCAGCTAAGAACGTTGTAAAGTTCAAAGCAGGAGCAGAATTGAGCGGTTCTGTAAACTAA
- a CDS encoding AAA family ATPase encodes MKNDKVVITGAPGTGKTSIINGLENKGFHCFHEIIRDMTSNAKKEGEPEAFVSNPLVFVEDALQFNKDLLSGRTQHYKNSLELNVPISFFDRGIPDVLAYMDFFEQTYGKEFISACEDHRYDSIFIVPPWQEIYISDNERLETFDEAEKIHDALINTYTKFGYDPIIVPKNPVSDRIAFILDTINPN; translated from the coding sequence TTGAAGAACGATAAGGTAGTTATTACAGGAGCCCCGGGAACAGGGAAAACATCTATCATAAATGGACTGGAAAACAAAGGTTTTCATTGTTTTCATGAGATTATAAGGGATATGACCTCAAATGCCAAAAAAGAAGGTGAACCAGAAGCTTTTGTATCTAACCCTTTGGTCTTTGTAGAGGATGCTTTGCAGTTTAACAAAGATTTACTTTCTGGTAGGACACAACATTATAAAAATTCATTAGAATTAAATGTTCCCATTAGTTTCTTTGATCGTGGTATTCCAGACGTACTTGCGTATATGGATTTCTTTGAACAAACCTATGGGAAAGAATTCATTTCTGCCTGTGAAGACCATCGCTACGACTCCATATTCATTGTGCCGCCATGGCAAGAGATTTACATTTCTGATAATGAAAGACTTGAAACGTTTGATGAAGCAGAAAAAATTCATGATGCATTGATCAATACGTATACTAAGTTCGGTTATGACCCTATTATTGTTCCAAAGAACCCTGTTTCTGACCGAATAGCATTTATTTTGGACACAATTAATCCAAATTAG
- a CDS encoding ATP-dependent DNA helicase RecQ produces the protein MQKEAKTILKEYWGHDGFRGSQKEIIDTVTDDKDVLALMPTGGGKSVCYQVPALLKEGICIVVSPLVALIQNQVSQLKEKNIKALALTGGISFEELNNLLDNCLYGNYKFLYLSPERLQQSIVQERIREMNVNVIAIDEAHCISQWGNDFRPAYLDCAILKDLAPNAPMIALTATATPKVIEDIVENLQLDQAKIFKDSFSRSNIVFKVKETEDKRYQLKKHVSTFPGSSIVYVRSRKMSVFLSEFLNKNGFKASFFHGGIPKAEKEERLEQWLKEKVNIMVATNAFGMGVDKPNVRLVVHYQIPDSLESYFQEAGRAGRDGNTSTAILVTTKEDEELAKQQFLSSLPDVDFLKKLYVQLNNYFQISYGESMAETFALKFNKFCKRYEFNPNMAYNGLRILDQNSVIALSDTFNEKTTLKFVASKAGIFEYLKNNRKKASIIQTILRTYGGITDYETKINIHLLSKKTGEREKSIKKILEQLHKDGIAEYKNTTSDLEVTFLVPREDDRTINLFAKKIRDFNTVKQDNMKAMLNYVKNTKMCRSVFLLNYFGEKATENCGTCDICRENDNVPPNSLKDSIFDLLKTAPQTSRQLIQIVKGEEKIVLGVLQEMLEDELIILNHKNEYTIQT, from the coding sequence GTGCAAAAAGAAGCCAAAACCATTTTAAAGGAATACTGGGGTCATGATGGTTTTAGAGGGTCTCAAAAAGAAATTATTGATACCGTTACGGATGATAAGGATGTATTGGCATTAATGCCCACCGGTGGAGGAAAATCCGTTTGTTACCAAGTTCCCGCATTACTAAAAGAAGGCATTTGTATCGTAGTTTCTCCTTTAGTTGCTTTAATACAAAACCAAGTAAGTCAACTTAAAGAAAAAAACATCAAAGCTTTGGCGCTTACAGGTGGTATTTCTTTTGAAGAACTTAATAACCTCTTGGATAATTGTCTATATGGTAATTACAAGTTTTTATACTTATCTCCTGAGCGTTTACAGCAATCCATAGTTCAGGAAAGAATTAGGGAAATGAACGTAAATGTTATTGCCATTGATGAAGCACATTGCATCTCTCAATGGGGCAATGACTTTAGACCTGCTTATCTAGATTGTGCTATTCTTAAGGATTTGGCCCCAAACGCCCCTATGATTGCGCTTACTGCCACTGCAACACCAAAAGTGATAGAAGACATTGTTGAAAACCTACAGTTAGATCAGGCTAAAATATTTAAAGATTCTTTTTCTAGGTCAAACATTGTTTTTAAAGTAAAAGAAACGGAAGATAAACGCTATCAGTTAAAAAAACATGTAAGCACTTTTCCAGGAAGTTCAATCGTTTATGTGCGCTCACGTAAAATGTCTGTATTTCTTTCTGAGTTTTTGAACAAAAATGGTTTTAAAGCTTCATTTTTTCATGGAGGTATTCCCAAGGCAGAAAAAGAGGAAAGGTTAGAGCAATGGTTAAAAGAGAAAGTAAATATTATGGTTGCTACCAATGCTTTTGGTATGGGTGTGGACAAACCTAATGTACGGTTGGTCGTTCACTATCAAATTCCGGATAGTTTAGAAAGTTATTTTCAAGAAGCAGGAAGAGCGGGAAGAGACGGCAATACATCAACAGCTATTTTGGTTACTACAAAAGAAGATGAAGAATTGGCCAAACAACAGTTTTTATCTTCCTTACCGGATGTAGATTTTTTAAAGAAACTATATGTACAACTGAATAACTATTTCCAGATTTCGTATGGAGAATCAATGGCAGAAACTTTTGCATTAAAATTCAACAAGTTTTGCAAACGGTATGAGTTTAATCCTAACATGGCGTATAACGGATTAAGGATTCTTGACCAAAACTCCGTTATTGCATTATCCGATACTTTTAATGAAAAGACTACACTCAAATTTGTAGCTTCAAAAGCAGGTATTTTTGAATACCTAAAAAACAATCGTAAAAAAGCTTCTATCATTCAAACCATTCTGCGCACTTATGGAGGAATTACAGATTATGAAACGAAAATAAATATTCATCTGCTATCTAAAAAAACAGGAGAACGTGAAAAATCCATCAAAAAAATACTAGAACAATTACATAAAGATGGTATTGCAGAATACAAAAACACAACAAGCGATTTAGAAGTCACCTTTTTAGTTCCTAGAGAAGATGATCGCACTATTAACCTATTCGCTAAAAAAATTAGAGATTTCAATACTGTAAAGCAAGACAACATGAAGGCCATGTTGAATTATGTAAAAAACACAAAAATGTGCCGTAGTGTTTTCTTGCTGAACTATTTTGGAGAAAAAGCTACAGAGAATTGCGGTACATGCGATATTTGTAGGGAAAATGACAACGTACCACCAAATTCATTAAAAGATAGCATCTTTGACCTCTTGAAAACTGCACCGCAAACCTCTAGACAATTAATACAGATAGTTAAAGGTGAAGAAAAGATAGTATTGGGCGTGTTACAAGAAATGTTAGAAGACGAATTAATTATATTGAATCATAAAAATGAGTACACCATCCAAACATAA